The following are encoded in a window of bacterium genomic DNA:
- a CDS encoding ExbD/TolR family protein: MAGAGGLPQEHRTAKGRGRQLTKISYRPLADINITALVDVTLVLLIIFMVAAPMLKNSVDVAVPQASTAESKSDEGITITVKKDGSILIDQTKVDESSFDIAFEQTYGASKEPVFLQADKEVPYQKVLHVIDVLRQVGVTDLGLVADPMQSQTGRRG, encoded by the coding sequence GTGGCCGGCGCCGGAGGATTGCCGCAAGAGCACCGCACCGCAAAGGGCAGAGGAAGACAGCTGACCAAGATCAGCTACAGACCTCTGGCCGATATTAACATCACGGCGCTTGTGGATGTGACGCTCGTGCTGCTGATCATTTTCATGGTTGCGGCTCCAATGCTGAAAAACTCCGTTGATGTTGCCGTACCCCAGGCATCGACGGCAGAGTCGAAAAGCGACGAGGGGATCACGATTACAGTCAAGAAAGACGGCTCGATCCTGATTGACCAGACCAAGGTCGACGAGTCAAGCTTTGATATAGCCTTCGAGCAAACTTATGGAGCGTCCAAGGAACCTGTCTTCCTGCAGGCCGACAAGGAAGTTCCCTACCAAAAAGTTCTCCACGTGATAGATGTGCTGCGGCAGGTAGGAGTCACGGATCTCGGTCTCGTAGCCGACCCGATGCAGTCGCAGACCGGCCGACGGGGATAG
- a CDS encoding TonB family protein, producing the protein MKKSFIGSLVLHAAFLVVLIVASYAKTEVKRPLPDVTNVRLIRPKPVPVQSSKIAEDIKVPETQKPLETPKKEPKKKVKEEKKPEPPKEKKVRSSDPVPKELVGEAGTLKLQNPGFDYDFYLALIQSKIERNFRPPPGVRAGTMATVGFVILRDGTVSSITMVQSSKNLLIDQAAERAVRAAGKFPPLPPQYDQGELGINFEFVVNPSARS; encoded by the coding sequence ATGAAGAAGTCGTTTATCGGCTCTCTCGTGCTTCACGCGGCTTTTCTTGTGGTGCTGATCGTTGCAAGCTATGCCAAGACTGAGGTAAAACGGCCGCTGCCGGATGTCACCAATGTCAGACTGATTCGACCCAAACCTGTTCCCGTACAATCCAGCAAGATTGCCGAGGACATCAAGGTCCCGGAAACTCAAAAGCCACTCGAGACTCCCAAGAAGGAGCCGAAGAAAAAGGTCAAGGAAGAGAAAAAGCCCGAGCCTCCGAAAGAAAAAAAAGTTCGTTCGAGTGACCCGGTGCCTAAAGAGCTTGTTGGTGAAGCCGGTACTCTGAAGCTGCAGAATCCCGGTTTCGATTACGACTTCTATCTCGCACTGATTCAGTCCAAGATTGAACGTAATTTTCGCCCGCCGCCCGGCGTAAGAGCTGGAACAATGGCTACTGTTGGATTTGTCATTCTGCGTGATGGAACGGTGTCTTCGATCACGATGGTTCAATCCTCGAAAAATTTGTTAATCGATCAGGCCGCCGAACGCGCGGTGAGGGCTGCGGGAAAATTTCCGCCGCTGCCGCCGCAGTATGATCAGGGTGAATTAGGAATTAATTTTGAATTTGTTGTCAATCCGAGCGCGCGTTCTTAG
- a CDS encoding PD40 domain-containing protein: protein MNLLSIRARVLSLCILLSACASLAQITLRTETASVGRLDVVVYPFTADGDGAFIGELPRQLSDLIKGDLSYSGFFNVIDPSDLPPDTTIQVKKVGGTFDTLMTFTGSSAARIRGTVSVKWDKSVASIAIFQPPLRDPIHISDFTFQSDKVRDAAHEIAAWITRMLTGEEGSFLTRIAFVVKTGQNKDLWLMDWDGANARSLTRDQTLNMSPTWAPDGKTIYFTSFRNGDADIYRYDLETGKVRPFIQTPRTDSAPSVSLDGQWVAYGSSESGNFEIYRIRPDGTQKTQLTFNGRDDTSPSWSPTGREIVFTSDRSGQPHIFIMDFDGINVRRLTHSGVYNETARWSPRGDLIAFCSRESDAYPKFQVFTVQPSGGRERRLTDGGNKFDCSWSPDGMKLVFTSTIEGRTSIWTMNWDGSNARQLTFGLEASQPQWGPVVPFVSP, encoded by the coding sequence TTGAATTTGTTGTCAATCCGAGCGCGCGTTCTTAGTCTCTGCATTCTCCTGTCAGCGTGCGCGAGCCTTGCTCAAATTACGCTGCGCACCGAGACTGCTTCCGTTGGCAGACTCGATGTTGTCGTCTATCCCTTTACTGCCGACGGTGATGGCGCCTTTATTGGCGAATTGCCGAGGCAATTGTCAGATTTAATCAAGGGCGACCTGTCCTACTCAGGGTTCTTTAATGTCATCGATCCGTCAGATCTGCCGCCCGACACGACCATTCAAGTCAAGAAGGTCGGAGGAACGTTTGACACGCTGATGACCTTCACAGGTTCAAGTGCGGCCAGAATTCGCGGCACGGTTTCGGTCAAGTGGGATAAGTCGGTGGCTTCGATCGCCATTTTCCAACCACCACTGCGCGACCCGATTCATATTTCCGATTTCACGTTCCAGTCCGACAAGGTGCGTGACGCGGCCCACGAAATTGCGGCCTGGATAACCCGCATGCTGACGGGGGAAGAAGGCTCCTTTCTGACCAGAATTGCGTTTGTCGTCAAGACAGGTCAGAACAAGGACCTCTGGCTCATGGATTGGGATGGTGCCAACGCTCGCAGCCTGACACGTGACCAGACTTTGAACATGTCGCCGACGTGGGCGCCGGATGGAAAAACCATATACTTCACGTCGTTCCGTAACGGTGATGCAGACATCTATCGCTATGATCTCGAGACTGGCAAGGTTCGACCTTTCATTCAGACGCCTCGTACCGACAGCGCGCCGTCGGTTTCTCTCGACGGACAGTGGGTCGCCTATGGGTCGAGCGAATCCGGCAATTTTGAAATCTATCGTATTCGCCCCGACGGTACGCAGAAAACCCAGTTGACTTTTAACGGTCGTGACGACACGTCACCGTCATGGTCGCCGACCGGTCGCGAAATCGTCTTCACGTCCGATCGTTCCGGACAGCCGCACATTTTCATCATGGACTTCGATGGAATCAACGTGCGGAGACTGACTCATTCGGGTGTCTACAACGAAACAGCACGATGGTCTCCCCGCGGCGACTTGATTGCATTCTGCAGCCGTGAAAGCGATGCCTATCCTAAGTTCCAGGTCTTTACGGTACAGCCTTCGGGCGGACGTGAACGAAGGCTGACAGACGGAGGAAACAAGTTCGATTGTTCGTGGTCACCCGATGGAATGAAACTGGTCTTTACATCCACGATTGAAGGCAGGACTTCCATCTGGACGATGAACTGGGATGGCAGCAATGCGCGCCAGCTCACTTTTGGTCTTGAAGCCTCACAACCGCAATGGGGACCCGTGGTTCCCTTTGTTTCACCATAA
- the pal gene encoding peptidoglycan-associated lipoprotein Pal has protein sequence MKTQKLGLLTILIMLIAALAVAPGCKKKMPKETARPVEQQIEEVAPTTEEEMTGDTRSEMERDLALIQVVYFEYDRAEIRPEGREAIRNNADILRKWTDWTVTIEGHCDERGTNEYNLALGERRARAAQRALEAEGIASARIRTISYGEERPADPGHTETSWSRNRRAEFRVATN, from the coding sequence ATGAAAACGCAGAAACTTGGTTTGCTTACTATTCTCATCATGCTTATTGCAGCGCTGGCTGTTGCCCCCGGCTGCAAGAAGAAGATGCCAAAAGAAACCGCACGGCCTGTTGAGCAGCAGATTGAAGAAGTTGCCCCGACAACCGAAGAGGAAATGACCGGGGACACTCGCAGCGAAATGGAACGTGACCTCGCTCTGATTCAAGTCGTCTATTTTGAGTATGACCGCGCGGAAATCCGCCCCGAAGGTCGAGAGGCAATTCGGAACAACGCCGATATTCTGCGCAAGTGGACGGATTGGACGGTTACGATTGAAGGCCATTGTGACGAACGCGGCACCAACGAGTATAACCTCGCTCTCGGTGAACGCCGTGCCCGCGCCGCACAGCGCGCACTCGAAGCCGAAGGTATCGCCTCTGCACGCATTCGCACGATTAGCTACGGCGAAGAGCGCCCGGCAGACCCCGGTCACACTGAGACCTCGTGGTCACGCAATCGCCGTGCTGAATTTCGTGTCGCTACGAACTAA
- the ybgF gene encoding tol-pal system protein YbgF has translation MKKLHFIFLAPALLVALSGCATRNEIVGFKEDSRYIRQRVDSLAFSQMSIEEQLNQLSNDMRELRANSEYGSSDLQDRVETLASRLDEILVRLDRSLAPLEEFLRGQGGNTTTGPEPAMGVDVYDAAMQDLSLGNYDLAEVGFLSFLSKNPRSELADDARYGLAETFYARKLFEEAAAEYSRVLDMDPMGWKAPAAMLKLGLCYRQLARPQDARTVWNQLLRDFPNSDEAKVAQQRLNELGR, from the coding sequence GTGAAGAAACTTCACTTTATCTTCCTTGCGCCCGCTTTGTTAGTCGCACTTTCCGGGTGTGCGACCCGAAATGAAATTGTTGGCTTCAAGGAGGATTCGCGCTATATTCGCCAGCGCGTGGACTCGCTCGCGTTCTCACAAATGAGCATCGAGGAGCAGCTCAATCAGCTCTCCAACGACATGCGTGAACTGCGTGCCAACTCAGAATACGGCTCGTCTGATTTGCAGGACCGGGTCGAAACGCTTGCCTCGCGGCTGGACGAAATCCTTGTCCGTCTTGACCGATCGCTCGCTCCCCTGGAGGAATTCCTGCGCGGCCAAGGAGGAAACACCACTACAGGTCCTGAACCCGCAATGGGTGTGGATGTGTATGACGCGGCGATGCAGGATCTTAGTCTCGGAAACTACGACCTCGCAGAAGTGGGCTTCTTGTCCTTTCTGTCGAAGAACCCGCGCTCCGAGTTGGCTGATGATGCGCGTTATGGTTTGGCCGAAACATTCTACGCCCGCAAGTTGTTTGAGGAAGCTGCGGCTGAGTATTCACGTGTGCTCGATATGGACCCCATGGGCTGGAAGGCTCCAGCCGCTATGCTCAAACTTGGACTGTGCTACAGACAGCTCGCAAGACCGCAGGATGCGCGCACCGTTTGGAATCAGCTCCTTCGCGATTTTCCAAATAGTGACGAAGCCAAGGTTGCACAGCAGCGCTTGAACGAGCTTGGCCGGTGA
- a CDS encoding AI-2E family transporter, with product MTEITPDKANSVLRKRFIAILMLALMGLFLYVVSSLLLGVVGGFILWAISRGMFERFRKWTKDRSTLAASLSVLTLLVLVIGPVISILSLMVNDAVKLTGQGIEFFNHLKPRIQEFISRFSAGDNPSIFGYSIDIDLIVNKLQEFSGTAAEYLVTAMQKTAGGVASAFLQVFVMLYTLFFLYLDGEKFVAWLKKLLPLDDAETDKLFGRFFETSITSLKALGVIGVVQGILGGVAMWICGIPSPFFWTVLLIFATVIPVVGAQIIMLPAGILLIVFGKVGFGIGLLLWSWIVLANVDNLLRPYLVGRAVQLHELIVFLTTLGGIAVFGFWGFLVGPVIASLLSVMTEFYIENQHRELKA from the coding sequence ATGACTGAAATTACTCCTGACAAGGCCAACAGCGTTCTGAGAAAGCGCTTCATTGCCATACTGATGCTTGCTCTGATGGGGCTGTTTCTGTATGTCGTCTCTTCGCTGCTGCTTGGTGTTGTCGGAGGGTTTATCCTGTGGGCAATTTCGCGCGGGATGTTTGAAAGATTCCGGAAATGGACCAAAGACAGGTCAACACTTGCCGCCTCGCTCTCCGTGCTTACTTTGCTCGTGCTTGTGATTGGTCCCGTGATCTCGATTCTTTCGCTCATGGTCAATGATGCCGTCAAGCTGACGGGACAGGGTATTGAGTTTTTCAATCATCTCAAGCCGCGAATACAAGAGTTCATCAGCCGCTTCTCAGCCGGCGACAATCCGAGCATCTTCGGATACTCCATTGATATCGACCTGATTGTCAACAAACTGCAGGAATTCTCCGGCACCGCCGCGGAATACCTTGTGACCGCGATGCAAAAGACCGCAGGTGGAGTTGCAAGTGCCTTTCTTCAAGTTTTCGTCATGCTTTACACCTTGTTCTTTCTCTACCTTGACGGTGAGAAATTTGTAGCGTGGCTCAAAAAGCTGTTGCCGCTTGATGACGCTGAAACGGACAAATTGTTCGGCCGTTTCTTTGAAACATCCATCACCTCTCTGAAAGCGCTTGGCGTAATCGGAGTCGTGCAGGGTATTCTGGGCGGAGTTGCGATGTGGATATGCGGTATTCCCTCCCCGTTTTTCTGGACAGTTCTCCTGATATTCGCGACGGTCATTCCGGTCGTTGGTGCACAGATTATTATGCTGCCCGCGGGAATTCTGCTCATTGTATTCGGAAAAGTCGGGTTCGGAATCGGACTGTTGCTATGGAGTTGGATAGTTCTTGCCAACGTGGACAATTTGCTTCGGCCGTACTTGGTGGGTCGTGCCGTTCAACTTCACGAGCTTATCGTGTTTCTTACAACACTGGGCGGCATCGCCGTATTCGGTTTCTGGGGCTTCCTTGTTGGACCGGTGATCGCGTCACTCCTGAGTGTAATGACAGAATTCTATATAGAAAATCAGCACCGCGAGCTTAAAGCTTAA
- a CDS encoding DUF502 domain-containing protein, with product MSTTEPTRLPESKAKRFRRAFTTGLFFLAPIWLTGYIILLIVKLLGGVLSPYVKYGAAEILQLEEKSKLVELLSDVVAFTLTVLLIALIGLIVQRVLGQRLFSLVDRLLNRIPLVSDIYGSVRKFLEAFFGDKKSFRGVVATKFPNDTSWAVGFVTGESTLIGEERYLHIFVPTTPNPTSGFLFFVAEKETKKLDLSTDEAFRLIVSGGTIFPERFE from the coding sequence ATGTCGACAACTGAACCTACCAGACTTCCGGAATCCAAGGCCAAACGGTTTCGCCGCGCCTTTACGACAGGACTGTTTTTTCTCGCTCCAATTTGGCTGACAGGCTACATCATTCTGCTCATAGTCAAACTGCTTGGCGGCGTGCTGTCTCCGTATGTGAAGTACGGAGCTGCTGAGATTCTCCAGCTTGAGGAAAAGTCGAAGCTTGTCGAATTGCTGTCGGATGTCGTGGCGTTCACGCTCACGGTGCTGTTGATTGCACTGATAGGTCTGATTGTTCAGCGAGTTCTCGGGCAGAGACTGTTTTCACTTGTCGACAGATTGCTGAATCGAATTCCGCTGGTGAGCGACATTTACGGATCGGTACGGAAGTTTCTTGAAGCCTTTTTCGGAGACAAGAAGAGCTTTCGCGGCGTTGTCGCGACGAAGTTTCCGAATGATACGTCCTGGGCCGTCGGTTTTGTGACAGGAGAAAGCACTTTGATTGGGGAAGAGCGATACTTGCACATTTTTGTACCTACGACTCCAAACCCAACGTCAGGCTTTCTGTTCTTTGTAGCCGAAAAGGAGACTAAGAAACTCGACCTCAGTACGGACGAAGCGTTTCGTCTTATCGTATCAGGCGGTACGATTTTCCCGGAACGGTTTGAGTAA
- a CDS encoding septum formation initiator family protein — protein sequence MANWAKIRKVSWYSVLGLSVIAFSVWFYFGEGGVREANRLRDTYHRQQQEIAARELQKAELSRYLEAVRRGDEAALELAARQYGLVGEREYLWKIVPTPAEPVTGN from the coding sequence ATGGCGAACTGGGCGAAAATACGCAAGGTGTCATGGTACTCGGTGCTTGGCTTATCCGTTATCGCCTTTTCAGTTTGGTTTTACTTTGGCGAAGGCGGAGTTCGCGAGGCGAACCGGCTCAGAGACACTTATCATCGTCAGCAACAGGAGATTGCTGCGCGCGAGCTTCAGAAGGCGGAGTTAAGCAGATATCTTGAAGCCGTCCGGCGCGGTGACGAGGCGGCGCTTGAACTTGCCGCACGGCAATACGGCCTTGTGGGCGAACGAGAGTACTTGTGGAAGATTGTACCTACACCGGCTGAACCAGTAACCGGTAACTAA